The Microbulbifer hydrolyticus genome has a segment encoding these proteins:
- the dinG gene encoding ATP-dependent DNA helicase DinG, with the protein MLSEKDKESIQNAYRQFLNGRELKARYGQKLMIAAIARALGGIERNGAGERDHGKTDGQHICVVEAGTGTGKTVSYLLAAIPLAVAHDKTLVVSTATVALQEQIINKDLPELIRHSGLKFEVSLAKGRGRYLCLSKLDQLLTELTSSGVGASMALYEDEKPQVDDVGIKLYRDMADQLATGSWDGDRDNWKDTIEGEDWSRVTTDHRQCSGRRCPHVSSCSFFRARESLGKSRVIVANHDLLLADLALGGGAILPAPEDSIYVLDEAHHLPDKALNHFAHHSRVGATTGWLDQANKNLSQLLGEIGDGAELDRAGEELPALFTAAKQKLEMAWPLLEDLCEFDEDRRGGGSGPGRSARHRFEGGVVPESLMQLADQLREDFDEMEALLGKMVQVVQRMMEDAHSPVPIVDLERWYPVLGSWHGRAEANLELWANYSREDQGSVPQARWVTLVDWGGSFDFEVCSSPILAGKTLEYSLWRRCYGAVLTSATLTALGRFDRLKMRAGTPDNASYEVVPSPFDFSNAELRVPRDAVEANNADLHTDAVINALPGLLSDKESGGGSGGALVLFASRRQMETVYESLPGTWRNRILMQGQQSRQQLLDSHKKSVDSGGHSVLFGLASFAEGLDLPGDYCRHVIIAKLPFAVPDDPIEAALAEWIEAKGGNPFMQITVPDAALKLVQACGRLLRTEKDRGIITLLDRRIVTKRYGRAMLDSLPPFRRMIN; encoded by the coding sequence GTGCCGGTGAGCGTGACCACGGCAAGACTGACGGGCAGCACATCTGCGTGGTGGAGGCAGGTACCGGTACTGGTAAGACAGTGTCGTATCTACTGGCCGCCATTCCCCTCGCCGTTGCCCACGATAAAACCCTCGTTGTCTCTACCGCCACGGTCGCCCTGCAGGAACAGATCATCAACAAGGATCTGCCCGAGCTGATCCGTCATTCCGGGCTCAAGTTTGAGGTTTCCCTTGCCAAAGGGCGCGGGCGCTACCTGTGCCTGTCCAAGCTGGACCAGCTGCTCACCGAACTCACCTCCAGCGGTGTCGGCGCATCCATGGCGCTGTACGAAGATGAAAAACCCCAGGTGGACGATGTCGGGATCAAGTTGTACCGGGACATGGCCGACCAGCTCGCTACCGGCAGCTGGGATGGGGACCGGGATAACTGGAAAGACACCATCGAAGGTGAAGACTGGAGCCGGGTTACCACGGACCATCGCCAGTGCAGCGGCCGCCGCTGTCCCCATGTGAGCAGCTGTAGTTTTTTCCGCGCCCGCGAGAGCCTCGGCAAGAGCCGGGTGATCGTCGCCAACCACGACCTGCTGCTGGCGGATCTGGCCCTCGGTGGGGGTGCGATCTTGCCGGCGCCGGAAGACTCCATCTATGTGCTGGACGAGGCACACCACCTGCCGGACAAGGCTCTCAACCACTTCGCCCACCACAGCCGGGTCGGCGCCACCACCGGCTGGCTGGACCAGGCCAACAAGAATCTGAGCCAGCTGCTCGGTGAGATCGGTGACGGTGCCGAGCTGGACCGTGCCGGGGAGGAGCTGCCCGCGCTGTTCACCGCCGCCAAGCAGAAGCTGGAGATGGCATGGCCACTGCTGGAGGACCTGTGCGAGTTTGACGAGGACCGCCGCGGCGGCGGCTCGGGGCCCGGGCGCAGTGCGCGCCACCGGTTTGAGGGTGGGGTGGTGCCGGAGTCGCTGATGCAACTGGCGGACCAGCTGCGGGAAGATTTTGACGAGATGGAAGCGCTGCTGGGCAAGATGGTGCAGGTCGTCCAGCGCATGATGGAAGATGCCCACAGCCCGGTGCCGATCGTAGATCTGGAGCGCTGGTATCCGGTGCTCGGCAGCTGGCACGGCCGCGCCGAAGCCAACCTGGAGCTGTGGGCCAACTACTCCCGGGAAGATCAGGGCTCGGTGCCCCAGGCGCGCTGGGTAACCCTGGTGGACTGGGGCGGCTCGTTTGATTTTGAGGTGTGCAGCTCACCGATCCTGGCCGGCAAAACCCTCGAATACAGCCTGTGGCGACGCTGTTATGGCGCGGTACTGACCTCGGCCACACTGACGGCGCTGGGGCGCTTCGACCGGCTGAAAATGCGCGCGGGCACTCCGGATAACGCCAGCTATGAAGTTGTTCCCAGCCCGTTTGATTTCTCCAATGCAGAGCTGCGGGTACCGAGGGATGCGGTGGAAGCCAACAATGCGGATCTGCACACCGATGCGGTGATCAATGCGCTGCCCGGGTTGTTGAGCGACAAGGAATCCGGTGGTGGCAGTGGTGGCGCATTGGTGCTGTTTGCGTCCCGCCGGCAGATGGAAACCGTGTATGAATCCCTCCCGGGTACCTGGCGCAATCGTATCCTGATGCAGGGGCAGCAGTCCCGCCAGCAGTTACTGGACAGCCACAAGAAGAGTGTCGATAGCGGTGGTCACAGCGTGCTGTTCGGTCTCGCCAGCTTTGCCGAGGGGCTGGATTTGCCCGGCGATTACTGTCGCCATGTGATTATTGCCAAATTACCCTTTGCGGTGCCGGACGATCCCATCGAGGCGGCGCTGGCAGAGTGGATTGAAGCCAAGGGTGGCAACCCCTTTATGCAGATAACTGTGCCGGATGCGGCACTGAAACTGGTGCAGGCCTGCGGCCGCTTGCTGCGCACGGAAAAGGACCGCGGCATCATCACCCTGCTGGACCGGCGCATTGTGACCAAGCGCTACGG